One window from the genome of Spirosoma rhododendri encodes:
- a CDS encoding response regulator, whose amino-acid sequence MSSSTPVVRQLRLVFIASTILLLISLGASYYSIQQLIENSQRINHTNQVLTQADNILASLKDAETGQRGYLVTRNQLFLQPYNGAYEKTAASYDQITNLTIDNPDQRQNMSELKQLYEAKFQQMQRIVRLFQAGSTLPLETLDQEMQRGKLIMDKVRIVVDRVKRQENALLAEQISRQQVYISYTPLLLLITGLLSIIITAFAYVRIKRELDDRMAKQLRDEADYAETNRRITVMERMTHLIAAGDYTSRNPDSADDDLGRIARSMNNMTDSLERTFTDLNQLNWLRTGRAAIGDALRGQRNLSRLGNQLLTTVSEYVGAPLATLYLNQQGSYELLAHYATQQAPLTLTVGEGIVGQALQQQKAIVIDDLPTSYLRISSSLGESVPGALLVTPLLLGETTIGVIELGFFQKPDAQVVELLESSREAIAIGLNAALSYNRLQQLFNESQAQATELQAQQHELEKLNAELEIQTQKLQASEEELRVQQEELQQTNAELEERGVLLEERNNDIRKKADELELTTRYKSEFLANMSHELRTPLNSILLLSRLLAENSDQNLNDDQVEYAQVIQSSGNGLLGLIDEILDLSKIEAGQMSLEYLTVSVQEITAELQNLFGLLAREKGLSFVVNVDHDVPLTFETDRVRLGQILKNLISNALKFTQQGSVTLAVSRAATPAGSLCFSVKDTGIGIAPDKQALVFEAFQQADGSTKRKFGGTGLGLSISRELARLLGGEITLTSELGQGSVFTLCVPTSLRQESGEGNYAAPTPAELPVVHQPSIPAPAPARSVDPLISAVIPNDIPDDRDTIESTDKVMLIVEDDPYFARSLLDYTRQKGYKGVVAVRGDEGVRLATHYQPAGILLDVQLPVMSGWDVMDALKANPQTRPIPVHVMSSMKVKKESLLKGAIDFVDKPVAFDQLDDVFSKIEYVLSRDARKVLIIEDNPKHAKALAYYLSTFNINSELKSDLSAGLDALKTEAIDCVILDMGIPDSKAYTLLDEARKDPTLEKLPIIIFTGKSLSMAEEMRIRKYADSIIVKTAHSYQRMLDEVSLFLHLVEEQKAGAANQLTGRRLNELSQVLTGRTVLVADDDVRNIFSLTKALEQYNMTIIPALDGKEALQKLQENPAVDVVLLDMMMPQMDGYETATRIRENALWRKLPVIAVTAKAMTGDRDRCIQAGASDYITKPVDIDQLVSLLRVWLYDRS is encoded by the coding sequence ATGTCCAGTTCAACGCCGGTTGTCCGGCAGCTTCGACTTGTTTTTATTGCCTCAACGATACTGCTGCTCATCAGCCTGGGGGCTTCGTATTACAGCATTCAGCAGCTGATCGAAAATTCGCAGCGTATCAATCATACGAATCAGGTATTGACCCAGGCCGATAATATACTGGCCAGCCTGAAGGACGCCGAAACGGGGCAGCGGGGCTATCTGGTCACGCGCAACCAGCTCTTTTTGCAGCCGTACAACGGAGCCTACGAAAAGACGGCTGCCAGTTACGATCAGATCACCAACCTGACCATCGACAACCCCGATCAGCGGCAGAATATGTCGGAGCTGAAGCAGCTTTACGAGGCCAAGTTTCAGCAGATGCAGCGTATCGTCCGGCTGTTTCAGGCGGGCAGCACACTACCGCTCGAAACCCTCGATCAGGAGATGCAACGCGGCAAGCTGATCATGGACAAGGTGCGGATCGTGGTCGACAGGGTCAAGCGGCAGGAAAACGCGCTGTTAGCCGAACAGATTTCGCGGCAGCAGGTGTACATCAGTTACACGCCGTTGCTGTTGCTGATTACGGGGCTGCTTTCGATCATCATAACCGCTTTCGCTTACGTACGTATCAAACGGGAGCTTGACGACCGGATGGCCAAGCAACTGCGCGATGAAGCCGATTACGCCGAAACAAACCGGCGCATCACGGTTATGGAGCGTATGACCCACCTGATTGCTGCGGGCGACTATACCAGCCGTAATCCCGATTCGGCCGACGATGATCTGGGGCGCATTGCCCGGTCGATGAACAATATGACCGACTCGCTGGAGCGCACGTTCACGGACCTGAATCAGCTAAACTGGCTGCGGACGGGCCGGGCGGCCATCGGCGATGCGCTGCGTGGCCAAAGGAACCTCTCAAGACTGGGCAACCAGTTGCTGACGACCGTTTCCGAGTACGTCGGGGCACCGCTGGCGACACTCTACCTGAATCAACAGGGTAGCTACGAACTGCTGGCGCACTATGCCACGCAACAGGCTCCCCTGACCCTGACGGTGGGCGAAGGCATCGTCGGGCAGGCGCTGCAACAGCAGAAGGCGATTGTCATTGACGACCTCCCGACCAGCTACCTGCGCATTAGCTCGTCGCTGGGCGAGTCGGTGCCAGGTGCTTTGCTTGTCACGCCCCTGTTGCTGGGTGAAACGACCATCGGCGTTATTGAACTGGGCTTTTTCCAGAAACCCGATGCGCAGGTTGTCGAACTGCTGGAATCGAGCCGGGAAGCCATTGCCATCGGGCTGAATGCCGCCCTGTCGTACAACCGATTGCAGCAGCTGTTCAACGAATCGCAGGCGCAGGCCACCGAGTTGCAGGCGCAGCAGCATGAGCTCGAAAAGCTGAACGCCGAACTGGAAATACAGACCCAGAAGCTACAGGCGTCGGAAGAAGAACTGCGGGTGCAGCAGGAAGAACTACAGCAAACCAACGCCGAACTCGAAGAACGGGGGGTGTTGCTGGAAGAGCGCAACAACGACATTCGGAAGAAGGCCGACGAGCTGGAGCTGACGACGCGCTACAAATCGGAGTTTCTGGCTAATATGTCGCACGAGCTGCGGACGCCACTCAACTCGATTCTGCTGCTGAGTCGACTGCTGGCCGAAAATTCCGACCAAAACCTCAACGACGACCAGGTTGAATACGCCCAGGTTATCCAGTCGTCGGGCAACGGGCTGCTCGGGTTGATCGATGAGATTCTGGATTTGTCGAAGATCGAAGCGGGCCAGATGTCGCTCGAATACCTGACCGTGTCGGTGCAGGAAATCACGGCGGAGCTGCAAAATCTGTTCGGGTTGCTGGCCCGCGAAAAAGGACTGTCGTTTGTAGTCAACGTCGACCACGACGTTCCACTGACGTTTGAAACGGACCGGGTCCGGCTCGGGCAAATCCTTAAAAATCTGATTTCCAACGCGCTGAAGTTTACGCAGCAAGGCAGCGTAACGCTCGCCGTCAGCCGGGCCGCTACGCCAGCCGGTTCGCTTTGTTTCAGCGTGAAAGACACGGGCATCGGTATCGCTCCCGACAAGCAGGCGCTGGTTTTTGAGGCCTTCCAGCAGGCCGACGGCTCGACGAAGCGCAAGTTCGGCGGTACGGGGCTTGGCCTTTCCATCAGTCGCGAACTGGCCCGGCTGCTGGGTGGCGAAATTACCCTGACGAGTGAACTTGGTCAGGGCAGTGTGTTTACGCTGTGCGTACCGACCTCGCTCCGTCAGGAATCAGGTGAGGGCAACTACGCAGCCCCCACCCCCGCTGAGCTGCCCGTTGTCCACCAGCCGTCGATACCAGCGCCCGCTCCGGCCCGCTCGGTCGACCCGCTGATCAGCGCGGTCATTCCCAACGACATTCCCGACGATCGGGACACGATCGAATCGACCGATAAGGTGATGCTGATTGTGGAAGACGACCCGTATTTTGCCCGTTCGCTGCTCGACTACACCCGGCAGAAAGGGTACAAAGGCGTGGTGGCGGTGCGGGGCGACGAAGGGGTACGACTGGCCACGCACTACCAGCCCGCCGGGATTCTGCTCGATGTGCAGCTACCCGTAATGAGCGGCTGGGATGTTATGGATGCCCTGAAAGCCAACCCGCAGACCCGGCCCATTCCGGTGCATGTGATGTCGTCGATGAAAGTCAAAAAAGAAAGCCTGCTGAAAGGAGCGATCGATTTTGTCGACAAACCGGTGGCGTTTGACCAGCTCGACGACGTGTTCAGCAAGATCGAGTACGTCCTCAGCCGCGACGCCCGCAAAGTGCTCATCATCGAAGATAACCCCAAGCACGCCAAAGCCCTCGCCTACTACCTGTCGACGTTCAATATCAACTCGGAACTGAAAAGCGACCTGTCTGCCGGGCTCGACGCCCTGAAAACGGAAGCCATCGACTGCGTTATTCTGGACATGGGCATTCCAGACAGCAAAGCCTACACCCTCCTCGACGAAGCACGCAAAGACCCGACGCTGGAGAAACTGCCGATCATTATTTTCACCGGAAAGAGCCTGTCGATGGCCGAAGAGATGCGGATTCGCAAGTACGCCGATTCGATCATCGTCAAAACGGCGCACTCCTACCAGCGGATGCTCGATGAAGTGTCGTTGTTCCTGCACCTGGTCGAAGAGCAGAAAGCGGGCGCAGCCAACCAGCTGACCGGCAGGCGGCTCAACGAACTTAGCCAGGTGCTGACGGGCAGAACCGTGCTGGTTGCCGATGACGACGTGCGGAACATTTTCTCGCTTACGAAGGCGCTGGAGCAGTACAACATGACCATCATTCCGGCGCTGGATGGCAAAGAAGCCCTGCAAAAACTACAGGAAAACCCAGCTGTTGACGTGGTGTTGCTGGACATGATGATGCCCCAGATGGACGGCTACGAAACGGCAACCCGAATTAGGGAAAACGCGCTGTGGCGAAAACTGCCGGTTATTGCCGTAACGGCGAAAGCCATGACCGGTGACCGCGACCGGTGTATTCAGGCTGGTGCTTCCGATTACATTACCAAGCCCGTCGACATCGATCAGCTCGTTTCACTCCTGCGTGTCTGGCTGTACGACCGAAGCTAG
- a CDS encoding response regulator, translating to MPKKRLLLVDDDPRNIFALTALLKSRSFDCVSCTSAPDALTLLQTDPHIDAVLLDMMMPDMDGYEAIPRIRALPGYADAPIYAVTAQAMVGDREKCLRAGATEYISKPIDVDRLVTLLSTL from the coding sequence ATGCCTAAGAAACGACTGCTGCTGGTCGATGACGACCCCCGCAATATTTTCGCACTGACGGCCCTGCTCAAAAGCCGTTCATTCGACTGTGTTTCGTGTACAAGTGCGCCCGATGCACTCACGCTGTTGCAAACCGACCCCCATATCGACGCCGTTCTGCTCGACATGATGATGCCCGACATGGACGGCTACGAAGCGATTCCGCGCATCCGGGCACTGCCGGGGTATGCCGATGCCCCGATTTACGCCGTAACGGCGCAGGCAATGGTTGGCGACCGGGAAAAATGCCTGCGTGCCGGAGCTACCGAGTATATTTCCAAACCTATTGATGTTGACCGGCTGGTCACCTTACTGTCGACCCTTTGA
- a CDS encoding CheR family methyltransferase, with protein MITNDELDLLLADLLDHYGYDFTHYSRASLTRRVNRLWHISKFLSFAALRHRLRSDADYAGQFVEGITVNVTEMFRDPLFYQVLRRDVLPTLAAKPFIRIWHAGCSTGEEVYSMAILLSEVNLAHKSLLYATDLNSEVLSKARKGIFPMAPLKQYAENYRLSGGTQDFSTYYTAHYGYAKFRSELGEKVVFSTHNLVSDGSFNEFDLILCRNVLIYFDKLLQEQVLSLFDQSLAPLSYLALGSKETLKFSSLQPRYRQLNNEKIWRKIG; from the coding sequence ATGATTACGAACGACGAGCTGGATCTGCTGTTAGCCGATCTGCTGGACCATTACGGGTACGATTTTACCCATTATTCGCGGGCGTCGCTTACCCGGCGCGTCAACAGACTTTGGCACATAAGTAAATTTCTCAGTTTTGCGGCCCTGCGACATCGTCTGCGCAGTGACGCCGACTATGCCGGGCAGTTTGTGGAGGGCATCACCGTCAACGTCACGGAGATGTTTCGCGACCCGCTCTTTTATCAGGTCCTTCGCCGGGATGTGCTGCCCACGCTGGCGGCCAAGCCATTTATCCGTATCTGGCACGCAGGCTGCTCAACGGGCGAGGAAGTGTACTCGATGGCGATTCTGCTCAGCGAAGTCAATCTGGCGCACAAATCACTCCTCTACGCTACCGACCTTAATTCTGAAGTGCTGAGCAAAGCCCGGAAAGGTATTTTCCCGATGGCTCCGCTCAAACAGTACGCCGAAAATTACCGGCTGTCGGGCGGTACGCAGGACTTCTCAACGTATTACACGGCTCACTACGGCTACGCCAAATTTCGCAGTGAGCTGGGCGAAAAGGTAGTCTTCTCGACGCACAACCTCGTTTCCGACGGGTCGTTCAACGAGTTCGACCTTATCCTGTGCCGTAACGTGCTGATCTACTTCGACAAATTGTTGCAGGAACAGGTACTTTCACTATTCGACCAAAGCCTGGCACCACTCAGTTATCTGGCACTGGGCTCGAAAGAAACGTTGAAATTCTCGTCCCTACAGCCCCGCTACCGGCAACTGAACAACGAAAAGATATGGCGCAAGATAGGCTGA
- a CDS encoding chemotaxis protein CheB, producing MAQDRLTHAHPVVLIGGSSGSIEVLLELLPALQPPLRSTVIIVVHRGNTADSTLTDLLAHRTQIPLREVDEKDPIEAGVIYLAPADYHLLIEADHIFSLDDSEKVNYTRPAIDVTFESAAAVYGPRLTGVLLSGANGDGTNGLLAIRKAGGRALVQKPETARIDTMPQQAIKQHAFDQLVDVDEIIAYINTLGVKTTST from the coding sequence ATGGCGCAAGATAGGCTGACCCATGCCCACCCCGTTGTTCTCATCGGGGGTTCCAGCGGTAGTATCGAAGTGCTGCTGGAGCTGCTGCCAGCGCTTCAACCCCCACTGCGCAGCACCGTGATTATCGTTGTCCATCGCGGAAACACCGCCGACTCCACCCTCACCGATCTATTGGCTCATCGCACGCAAATTCCGCTGCGGGAAGTCGACGAGAAAGACCCCATCGAAGCGGGCGTTATCTACCTCGCCCCAGCCGACTACCACTTATTGATCGAAGCAGACCACATTTTCTCGCTCGACGATTCCGAGAAAGTAAACTACACGCGACCCGCCATCGACGTAACGTTTGAATCAGCGGCTGCGGTCTACGGCCCCCGCCTGACTGGCGTTCTGCTGTCGGGGGCCAACGGCGACGGCACAAACGGACTACTGGCGATTCGGAAGGCGGGGGGCCGGGCATTGGTGCAAAAACCCGAAACCGCCCGCATCGACACAATGCCCCAGCAAGCGATCAAGCAGCACGCCTTCGATCAACTCGTTGATGTTGATGAGATAATTGCATATATCAATACGTTGGGTGTAAAGACAACAAGTACGTAA
- a CDS encoding MFS transporter produces the protein MPDSLLVRARLPVIVLAQFAGTSLWFAGNAILPDLQPLLNSPGLNGWITSAVQIGFISGTLVYALLALPDRFPTTRVFLLSVVLAALANVGWLFVPLRAETVLTSRVLTGFFLAGVYPVGMKLAADWFRPVLGRAMGFLVGALVLGTAFPHLLRGLGTTLPYRSLMLAVSGLAIGGGLLLFLVVPSKPVSGQRVRFQVNTLRTLFQPSAFRPAMLGYFGHMWELYTVWAFLPLLIGLYNKSHSTEPLNVPIWSFLTIAAGMLGCVLGGFRALQIGSSRVARYLLMTSGLCLVLLPLLSSMPPAFFGVFLLIWGAAAAGDSPQFSTLVASQTPLDSRGSTLTLVTSVGFLITVVSIQTMAWLVSHYGASLWLFWLLLPGPVLGVLAIRENQNG, from the coding sequence ATGCCTGATTCCTTACTCGTCCGTGCCCGGTTGCCGGTGATCGTGCTGGCGCAATTTGCCGGAACGTCGCTCTGGTTTGCCGGAAACGCGATTCTTCCCGATCTCCAGCCCTTGCTCAACAGCCCCGGCCTGAACGGCTGGATTACGTCGGCGGTGCAGATTGGCTTTATCAGCGGTACGCTTGTGTACGCCCTGCTGGCGTTGCCCGACCGTTTCCCCACAACGCGGGTGTTTCTGCTGTCGGTGGTGCTGGCAGCTCTGGCTAACGTCGGCTGGCTGTTTGTACCGCTCCGGGCCGAAACCGTGCTGACAAGCCGGGTGCTGACAGGCTTTTTTCTGGCCGGCGTTTACCCCGTCGGGATGAAACTGGCCGCCGACTGGTTTCGGCCGGTGCTGGGCCGGGCGATGGGCTTTCTGGTGGGGGCGCTGGTGCTCGGTACGGCGTTTCCGCATCTGCTGCGTGGGCTGGGTACGACCCTGCCATACCGGAGTTTGATGCTGGCCGTAAGCGGACTGGCCATTGGCGGGGGGCTGCTTCTGTTTCTGGTCGTACCGTCGAAACCCGTGTCGGGGCAGCGCGTTCGGTTTCAGGTCAACACCCTTCGTACACTGTTTCAGCCCTCGGCATTTCGCCCGGCGATGCTGGGCTATTTCGGCCACATGTGGGAGTTGTACACGGTCTGGGCGTTTCTGCCACTGCTCATCGGCCTGTACAACAAATCGCACTCGACCGAGCCGCTGAACGTGCCCATCTGGTCGTTTCTGACGATTGCCGCCGGTATGCTGGGTTGTGTGCTGGGTGGGTTTCGGGCGTTGCAGATCGGGAGTAGCCGGGTGGCTCGCTACCTGCTCATGACGTCGGGGCTGTGCCTGGTACTGCTGCCGCTACTTTCATCGATGCCTCCCGCGTTTTTCGGGGTTTTCCTGCTCATATGGGGAGCCGCTGCCGCTGGCGACTCACCCCAATTTTCGACGCTTGTGGCCAGTCAGACACCGCTCGACAGCCGGGGCAGCACCCTAACGCTCGTTACCAGCGTGGGCTTCCTGATTACCGTCGTATCGATTCAGACAATGGCCTGGCTGGTGTCGCATTACGGTGCATCGCTATGGCTGTTCTGGCTGCTGCTACCGGGGCCGGTGCTGGGTGTGCTGGCTATTCGGGAAAATCAGAACGGGTAA
- a CDS encoding DUF4890 domain-containing protein, whose product MLTKLAYTGLLCALLSLPSLAQQAPMSTVPHQQGTRQGQKMADPSIRAQKMTDRMTKELGLDQATSQKVYAVALTRAQKIDGIQASPDDNRTKAKALKANADDFKAQLKGILTPDQFTKYSAMKGHRRSGRGGAASADSTDTDQM is encoded by the coding sequence ATGCTTACCAAACTTGCTTACACCGGGCTGCTTTGCGCACTGCTTTCACTGCCATCGCTGGCCCAACAAGCCCCCATGTCGACCGTGCCGCATCAGCAAGGCACCAGACAGGGTCAGAAAATGGCCGACCCCAGCATTCGCGCGCAGAAAATGACCGACCGGATGACGAAAGAACTGGGTCTGGATCAGGCAACGTCGCAGAAAGTCTACGCGGTTGCGCTAACCCGTGCCCAGAAAATCGACGGGATCCAAGCCAGCCCCGACGATAATCGCACCAAAGCGAAAGCACTGAAAGCCAACGCCGACGATTTCAAGGCACAGCTTAAAGGTATCCTGACACCCGATCAGTTCACGAAATACAGCGCCATGAAAGGGCACCGTCGGTCTGGTCGCGGAGGGGCTGCCAGTGCAGACAGCACGGACACTGATCAGATGTAA
- a CDS encoding efflux RND transporter permease subunit, translating to MFEVFINRPVTAIVASIVIVALGVLALLTLPVSQYPDITPPVVQVTSNYTGADAQTVEQTVATPIETQVNGTPGMDYLQTNATNDGRMTMNVTFKVGTDVNIAALDVQNRVGIATPQIPEEVTRLGVTVRKRNPSLFMLVALYSPNGTHNVSFLDNYVNIYIRDALLRVPGVGDIFSRADDFSMRIWLQPDKLAQLGMTPSDVTAALQEQNLQVAGGSVGGPPQPSSQAFEYTVFTNSRLSKESEFQQIIVRSDPSKGALVRLEDVARVQLGKFSYASNSFVDGKRASYLLVYQLPGSNALETAKGVYAAMDQLKKTFPKDINYVVPFESVSVIQVSISEVVETLVEALILVVLVVFLFLQSWRATLITLLAIPVSIVGTFALFIPLGFTINTLTLFAFVLAIGIVVDDAIVVVEAVQANIDRGKTPKEATVEAMREISAPVIAIALILAAVFVPVGFIPGIVGRLYQQFAITIAVSVLISAFVALSLTPALCTLLLKEERIDENSTGLNKFFYKFNQWFGRVSDSYTNGVKRLIKATPLVIIGLIAVYVGTVFLFRAKPTGFIPTEDEGRLIVTYEIPEAASTTRSLEVLNKMMATLKQQPFVNHFAALGGLNAITFASKSNSGTVFMQLKPWEERTERNMQADSLVVKLQKIFAGLNDARVQVLQPPAIPGLGQSSGFTFEIQQRQTNDDVQAFDNVTQNFLAALQKRPEIGRAYSYFTAKSPAYRVDVDRDKAKKLGVSVSDVYRTLQTYLGSQYINDFIIYGRKFRVVAQADTSFRTDVRDISQFYVRNQAGQLLPMTAVAKTTVIENAPLISHFNLFRSVEVNGQSAPGYSSSQANDALREVAAQTLPEGYAYDFSGLSREEINAGSSSVYIFALSVAFVFLFLAALYESWSVPFSVLLSVPIGALGAIIALILFPYLTNNVYAQIGLITLIGLAAKNAILIVEFAKERVDKGEDLLDSTLEAVRLRLRPILMTSLAFILGVFPLALASGAGGVARATIGRTVLGGMLAATSLAIFVVPVLYVGITRLAYGKKGLEELKKNAEKKKANEEQPEEQPQMVDK from the coding sequence ATGTTTGAAGTATTCATCAACCGACCCGTCACGGCCATTGTGGCGTCCATTGTCATTGTGGCACTGGGCGTGCTGGCCCTGCTGACGCTGCCTGTCAGTCAGTACCCCGACATTACTCCGCCGGTGGTGCAGGTGACGAGTAACTATACCGGGGCCGATGCCCAGACGGTGGAACAGACCGTAGCAACGCCCATCGAAACGCAGGTCAACGGTACGCCGGGTATGGACTACCTGCAAACCAACGCCACCAACGATGGGCGGATGACGATGAACGTGACCTTTAAAGTAGGCACCGACGTAAACATCGCAGCCCTCGACGTGCAGAACCGCGTCGGTATCGCGACGCCCCAGATTCCCGAAGAGGTAACCCGGCTTGGCGTGACGGTGCGGAAGCGTAACCCGTCGCTGTTTATGCTGGTGGCGCTTTATTCGCCCAATGGCACTCACAACGTTTCGTTTCTCGACAACTACGTCAACATTTACATCCGCGACGCTTTGCTGCGGGTGCCGGGCGTGGGCGATATTTTCAGCCGGGCCGACGATTTCAGTATGCGAATCTGGCTCCAGCCCGACAAGCTGGCGCAGCTGGGCATGACCCCGTCTGATGTAACGGCGGCCTTGCAGGAGCAAAACCTACAGGTAGCCGGTGGGTCGGTGGGTGGCCCGCCACAGCCCAGTTCGCAGGCGTTCGAGTACACCGTCTTTACCAACAGCCGACTCAGCAAAGAGAGCGAGTTCCAGCAGATTATTGTCCGTAGCGACCCGAGTAAAGGCGCGCTGGTGCGGCTTGAAGATGTTGCGCGTGTGCAGCTCGGTAAGTTCTCCTACGCCAGCAACTCGTTTGTCGATGGTAAGCGGGCGTCGTACCTGCTGGTGTATCAGTTGCCGGGCAGTAACGCGCTTGAAACGGCGAAAGGGGTATACGCAGCGATGGATCAGCTGAAAAAGACCTTTCCCAAAGACATCAATTACGTAGTGCCGTTTGAGTCGGTATCGGTTATTCAGGTGTCGATTTCGGAAGTGGTCGAAACACTGGTCGAAGCGCTTATTCTGGTCGTACTGGTCGTATTCCTGTTTCTGCAAAGCTGGCGGGCTACGCTCATCACACTGCTGGCTATTCCGGTGTCTATCGTCGGTACGTTCGCGCTGTTCATACCGCTCGGATTCACGATCAACACACTGACACTCTTTGCGTTCGTACTGGCCATTGGTATCGTCGTCGATGATGCCATTGTGGTGGTCGAAGCCGTGCAGGCCAACATTGACCGGGGCAAAACGCCGAAGGAAGCGACGGTGGAGGCCATGCGCGAAATTTCGGCCCCGGTTATCGCCATCGCCCTGATTCTGGCGGCTGTGTTCGTGCCGGTGGGCTTTATTCCGGGTATCGTCGGGCGGTTGTATCAGCAGTTCGCCATTACCATCGCTGTGTCGGTGCTTATCTCGGCATTCGTGGCCCTCTCGCTGACGCCTGCCCTGTGTACACTGCTGCTGAAAGAAGAACGGATCGACGAAAATTCGACGGGTCTGAACAAGTTTTTCTACAAGTTTAACCAGTGGTTTGGGCGGGTATCGGATTCGTACACCAACGGGGTGAAACGGCTCATCAAAGCTACTCCGCTGGTGATTATCGGGCTGATCGCTGTCTATGTCGGTACCGTATTTCTGTTCCGTGCCAAGCCAACAGGCTTTATTCCGACGGAGGATGAAGGTCGTCTGATCGTCACCTACGAAATACCGGAAGCCGCTTCGACCACCCGAAGTCTGGAAGTGCTCAACAAGATGATGGCCACGCTGAAGCAACAGCCGTTCGTCAATCACTTTGCCGCGCTGGGCGGTCTGAACGCCATCACGTTTGCGTCGAAATCGAACAGCGGTACGGTGTTTATGCAGCTTAAGCCGTGGGAAGAACGAACCGAGCGGAACATGCAGGCCGATTCGCTGGTGGTGAAGCTCCAGAAGATTTTTGCCGGCCTGAACGATGCCCGGGTGCAGGTGCTGCAACCCCCGGCTATTCCGGGTTTGGGTCAGTCGTCGGGTTTTACGTTTGAGATACAGCAGCGGCAAACCAACGACGATGTGCAGGCGTTCGACAACGTGACGCAGAACTTCCTGGCGGCCCTTCAGAAGCGGCCGGAGATCGGTCGGGCTTACTCGTACTTCACCGCCAAATCGCCCGCTTACCGCGTCGATGTCGACCGCGACAAGGCGAAAAAGCTGGGCGTCAGTGTGTCTGATGTTTACCGAACCCTGCAAACGTATTTGGGTAGTCAGTACATCAACGACTTCATTATTTACGGTCGTAAGTTCCGGGTTGTGGCGCAGGCCGACACTTCGTTCCGTACCGACGTGCGCGACATCAGCCAGTTTTACGTGCGGAATCAGGCCGGGCAGCTGCTGCCGATGACCGCCGTTGCGAAAACAACGGTGATTGAAAATGCTCCGCTCATCTCGCACTTCAACCTGTTCCGGTCGGTGGAGGTCAACGGTCAGTCGGCACCGGGGTACAGTAGTTCGCAGGCCAACGACGCGCTGCGCGAAGTGGCCGCGCAGACGCTGCCGGAGGGATATGCCTACGACTTTTCGGGCCTGAGCCGCGAGGAGATTAACGCGGGCAGCAGTTCGGTGTACATCTTCGCGCTGAGTGTTGCCTTCGTATTCCTGTTCCTGGCGGCACTCTACGAAAGCTGGTCAGTACCATTCTCCGTTCTGCTGTCGGTGCCGATTGGTGCGCTGGGTGCCATTATCGCGCTGATTCTGTTCCCGTACCTGACCAACAACGTCTACGCGCAGATTGGTCTGATTACGCTGATTGGTCTGGCTGCGAAAAACGCGATCCTGATTGTGGAGTTCGCCAAAGAGCGGGTCGATAAGGGTGAGGATCTGCTGGACTCGACACTCGAAGCGGTCCGGCTCCGACTGCGCCCGATTCTGATGACTTCGCTGGCGTTTATTCTGGGCGTGTTCCCGCTGGCGCTCGCGAGTGGGGCGGGTGGTGTTGCCCGCGCCACCATCGGCCGGACGGTACTGGGTGGTATGCTGGCGGCTACCTCGCTGGCTATCTTCGTCGTGCCGGTGTTGTACGTGGGTATCACGCGGCTGGCTTACGGTAAGAAAGGGCTGGAGGAGCTGAAGAAAAACGCTGAGAAAAAGAAAGCAAACGAAGAGCAGCCCGAAGAGCAACCGCAGATGGTTGACAAGTAA